Proteins encoded within one genomic window of Macaca fascicularis isolate 582-1 chromosome 16, T2T-MFA8v1.1:
- the LUC7L3 gene encoding luc7-like protein 3 isoform X10: MISAAQLLDELMGRDRNLAPDEKRSNVRWDHESVCKYYLCGFCPAELFTNTRSDLGPCEKIHDENLRKQYEKSSRFMKVGYERDFLRYLQSLLAEVERRIRRGHARLALSQNQQSSGAAGPTGKNEEKIQVLTDKIDVLLQQIEELGSEGKVEEAQGMMKLVEQLKEERELLRSTTSTIESFAAQEKQMEVCEVCGAFLIVGDAQSRVDDHLMGKQHMGYAKIKATVEELKEKLRKRTEEPDRDERLKKEKQEREEREKEREREREERERKRRREEEEREKERARDRERRKRSRSRSRHSSRTSDRRCSRSRDHKRSRSRERRRSRSRDRRRSRSHDRSERKHRSRSRDRRRSKSRDRKSYKHRSKSRDREQDRKSKEKVQRKYAQMKMELSRVRRHTKASSEGKDSVVLQNILRTTVRRFLEEY, translated from the exons GTTTGTAAATATTATCTCTGTGGTTTTTGTCCTGCGGAATTGTTCACAAATACACGTTCTGATCTTG GTCCATGTGAAAAAATTCATGATGAAAATCTACGAAAACA GTATGAGAAGAGCTCTCGTTTCATGAAAGTTGGCTATGAGAGAGATTTTTTGCGATACTTGCAGAGCTTACTTGCAGAAGTAGAACGTAGGATCAGACGAGGCCATGCTCGTTTGGCATTGTCTCAAAACCAGCAGTCTTCCGGG GCCGCTGGCCCAACaggcaaaaatgaagaaaaaattcaggTTTTAACAGACAAAATTGATGTACTTCTGCAACAG ATTGAAGAATTAGGGTCTGAAGGAAAAGTAGAAGAAGCCCAGGGGATGATGAAATTAGTTGAACAattaaaagaagagagagaactgCTTAGGTCCACAACCTCG ACAATTGAAAGTTTTGCTgcacaagaaaaacaaatggaagtttGTGAAGTGTGTGGAGCCTTTTTAATAGTAGGAgatgcccagtctcgggtagatGACCATTTGATGGGAAAACAACACATGGGCTATGCCAAAATTAAAGCTACTGTAGAAGAATTAAaa GAGAAGTTAAGGAAAAGAACTGAAGAACCTGATCGTGATGAGCGTCTAAAAAAGgagaagcaagaaagagaagaaagagaaaaagaacgggagagagaaagggaagaaagagaaaggaaaagacgaagggaagaggaagaaagagaaaaagaaagggctcgtgacagagaaagaagaaagagaagtcgTTCACGAAGTAGACACTCAAGCCGAACATCAGACAGAAGATGCAGCAGGTCTCGGGACCACAAAAGGTCACGAAGTAGAGAAAGAAGGCGAAGCAG AAGTAGAGATCGACGAAGAAGCAGAAGCCATGATCGatcagaaagaaaacatagatCTCGAAGTCGGGATCGAAGAAGATCAAAAAGCCGGGATCGAAAGTCATATAAGCACAGGAGCAAAAGTCGGGACAGAGAACAAGATAGAAAATCCAAGGAGAAAG TGCAGCGTAAGTATGCACAGATGAAGATGGAACTAAGCCGAgtaagaagacatacaaaagcCTCTTCTGAAGGAAAAGACAGTGTAGTCCTGCAAAACATTTTGAG GACTACTGTTCGAAGATTTTTGGAAGAATACTGA
- the LUC7L3 gene encoding luc7-like protein 3 isoform X3 — MISAAQLLDELMGRDRNLAPDEKRSNVRWDHESVCKYYLCGFCPAELFTNTRSDLGPCEKIHDENLRKQYEKSSRFMKVGYERDFLRYLQSLLAEVERRIRRGHARLALSQNQQSSGAAGPTGKNEEKIQVLTDKIDVLLQQIEELGSEGKVEEAQGMMKLVEQLKEERELLRSTTSTIESFAAQEKQMEVCEVCGAFLIVGDAQSRVDDHLMGKQHMGYAKIKATVEELKEKLRKRTEEPDRDERLKKEKQEREEREKEREREREERERKRRREEEEREKERARDRERRKRSRSRSRHSSRTSDRRCSRSRDHKRSRSRERRRSRSRDRRRSRSHDRSERKHRSRSRDRRRSKSRDRKSYKHRSKSRDREQDRKSKEKEKRGSDDKKSSVKSGSREKQSEDTNTESKESDTKNEVNGTSEDIKSEVQRKYAQMKMELSRVRRHTKASSEGKDSVVLQNILRTTVRRFLEEY, encoded by the exons GTTTGTAAATATTATCTCTGTGGTTTTTGTCCTGCGGAATTGTTCACAAATACACGTTCTGATCTTG GTCCATGTGAAAAAATTCATGATGAAAATCTACGAAAACA GTATGAGAAGAGCTCTCGTTTCATGAAAGTTGGCTATGAGAGAGATTTTTTGCGATACTTGCAGAGCTTACTTGCAGAAGTAGAACGTAGGATCAGACGAGGCCATGCTCGTTTGGCATTGTCTCAAAACCAGCAGTCTTCCGGG GCCGCTGGCCCAACaggcaaaaatgaagaaaaaattcaggTTTTAACAGACAAAATTGATGTACTTCTGCAACAG ATTGAAGAATTAGGGTCTGAAGGAAAAGTAGAAGAAGCCCAGGGGATGATGAAATTAGTTGAACAattaaaagaagagagagaactgCTTAGGTCCACAACCTCG ACAATTGAAAGTTTTGCTgcacaagaaaaacaaatggaagtttGTGAAGTGTGTGGAGCCTTTTTAATAGTAGGAgatgcccagtctcgggtagatGACCATTTGATGGGAAAACAACACATGGGCTATGCCAAAATTAAAGCTACTGTAGAAGAATTAAaa GAGAAGTTAAGGAAAAGAACTGAAGAACCTGATCGTGATGAGCGTCTAAAAAAGgagaagcaagaaagagaagaaagagaaaaagaacgggagagagaaagggaagaaagagaaaggaaaagacgaagggaagaggaagaaagagaaaaagaaagggctcgtgacagagaaagaagaaagagaagtcgTTCACGAAGTAGACACTCAAGCCGAACATCAGACAGAAGATGCAGCAGGTCTCGGGACCACAAAAGGTCACGAAGTAGAGAAAGAAGGCGAAGCAG AAGTAGAGATCGACGAAGAAGCAGAAGCCATGATCGatcagaaagaaaacatagatCTCGAAGTCGGGATCGAAGAAGATCAAAAAGCCGGGATCGAAAGTCATATAAGCACAGGAGCAAAAGTCGGGACAGAGAACAAGATAGAAAATCCAAGGAGAAAG AAAAGAGGGGATCTGATGATAAAAAAAGTAGTGTGAAGTCCGGTAGTCGAGAAAAGCAGAGTGAAGACACAAACACTGAATCGAAGGAAAGTGATACTAAGAATGAGGTCAATGGGACCAGTGAAGACATTAAATCTGAAG TGCAGCGTAAGTATGCACAGATGAAGATGGAACTAAGCCGAgtaagaagacatacaaaagcCTCTTCTGAAGGAAAAGACAGTGTAGTCCTGCAAAACATTTTGAG GACTACTGTTCGAAGATTTTTGGAAGAATACTGA
- the LUC7L3 gene encoding luc7-like protein 3 isoform X4 translates to MISAAQLLDELMGRDRNLAPDEKRSNVRWDHESVCKYYLCGFCPAELFTNTRSDLGPCEKIHDENLRKQYEKSSRFMKVGYERDFLRYLQSLLAEVERRIRRGHARLALSQNQQSSGAAGPTGKNEEKIQVLTDKIDVLLQQIEELGSEGKVEEAQGMMKLVEQLKEERELLRSTTSTIESFAAQEKQMEVCEVCGAFLIVGDAQSRVDDHLMGKQHMGYAKIKATVEELKEKLRKRTEEPDRDERLKKEKQEREEREKEREREREERERKRRREEEEREKERARDRERRKRSRSRSRHSSRTSDRRCSRSRDHKRSRSRERRRSSRDRRRSRSHDRSERKHRSRSRDRRRSKSRDRKSYKHRSKSRDREQDRKSKEKEKRGSDDKKSSVKSGSREKQSEDTNTESKESDTKNEVNGTSEDIKSEVQRKYAQMKMELSRVRRHTKASSEGKDSVVLQNILRTTVRRFLEEY, encoded by the exons GTTTGTAAATATTATCTCTGTGGTTTTTGTCCTGCGGAATTGTTCACAAATACACGTTCTGATCTTG GTCCATGTGAAAAAATTCATGATGAAAATCTACGAAAACA GTATGAGAAGAGCTCTCGTTTCATGAAAGTTGGCTATGAGAGAGATTTTTTGCGATACTTGCAGAGCTTACTTGCAGAAGTAGAACGTAGGATCAGACGAGGCCATGCTCGTTTGGCATTGTCTCAAAACCAGCAGTCTTCCGGG GCCGCTGGCCCAACaggcaaaaatgaagaaaaaattcaggTTTTAACAGACAAAATTGATGTACTTCTGCAACAG ATTGAAGAATTAGGGTCTGAAGGAAAAGTAGAAGAAGCCCAGGGGATGATGAAATTAGTTGAACAattaaaagaagagagagaactgCTTAGGTCCACAACCTCG ACAATTGAAAGTTTTGCTgcacaagaaaaacaaatggaagtttGTGAAGTGTGTGGAGCCTTTTTAATAGTAGGAgatgcccagtctcgggtagatGACCATTTGATGGGAAAACAACACATGGGCTATGCCAAAATTAAAGCTACTGTAGAAGAATTAAaa GAGAAGTTAAGGAAAAGAACTGAAGAACCTGATCGTGATGAGCGTCTAAAAAAGgagaagcaagaaagagaagaaagagaaaaagaacgggagagagaaagggaagaaagagaaaggaaaagacgaagggaagaggaagaaagagaaaaagaaagggctcgtgacagagaaagaagaaagagaagtcgTTCACGAAGTAGACACTCAAGCCGAACATCAGACAGAAGATGCAGCAGGTCTCGGGACCACAAAAGGTCACGAAGTAGAGAAAGAAGGCGAAGCAG TAGAGATCGACGAAGAAGCAGAAGCCATGATCGatcagaaagaaaacatagatCTCGAAGTCGGGATCGAAGAAGATCAAAAAGCCGGGATCGAAAGTCATATAAGCACAGGAGCAAAAGTCGGGACAGAGAACAAGATAGAAAATCCAAGGAGAAAG AAAAGAGGGGATCTGATGATAAAAAAAGTAGTGTGAAGTCCGGTAGTCGAGAAAAGCAGAGTGAAGACACAAACACTGAATCGAAGGAAAGTGATACTAAGAATGAGGTCAATGGGACCAGTGAAGACATTAAATCTGAAG TGCAGCGTAAGTATGCACAGATGAAGATGGAACTAAGCCGAgtaagaagacatacaaaagcCTCTTCTGAAGGAAAAGACAGTGTAGTCCTGCAAAACATTTTGAG GACTACTGTTCGAAGATTTTTGGAAGAATACTGA
- the LUC7L3 gene encoding luc7-like protein 3 isoform X5 has protein sequence MISAAQLLDELMGRDRNLAPDEKRSNVRWDHESVCKYYLCGFCPAELFTNTRSDLGPCEKIHDENLRKQYEKSSRFMKVGYERDFLRYLQSLLAEVERRIRRGHARLALSQNQQSSGAAGPTGKNEEKIQVLTDKIDVLLQQIEELGSEGKVEEAQGMMKLVEQLKEERELLRSTTSTIESFAAQEKQMEVCEVCGAFLIVGDAQSRVDDHLMGKQHMGYAKIKATVEELKEKLRKRTEEPDRDERLKKEKQEREEREKEREREREERERKRRREEEEREKERARDRERRKRSRSRSRHSSRTSDRRCSRSRDHKRSRSRERRRSRSRDRRRSRSHDRSERKHRSRSRDRRRSKSRDRKSYKHRSKSRDREQDRKSKEKEKRGSDDKKSSVKSGSREKQSEDTNTESKESDTKNEVNGTSEDIKSEVQRKYAQMKMELSRVRRHTKASSEGKDSVVLQNILSVGVVSGP, from the exons GTTTGTAAATATTATCTCTGTGGTTTTTGTCCTGCGGAATTGTTCACAAATACACGTTCTGATCTTG GTCCATGTGAAAAAATTCATGATGAAAATCTACGAAAACA GTATGAGAAGAGCTCTCGTTTCATGAAAGTTGGCTATGAGAGAGATTTTTTGCGATACTTGCAGAGCTTACTTGCAGAAGTAGAACGTAGGATCAGACGAGGCCATGCTCGTTTGGCATTGTCTCAAAACCAGCAGTCTTCCGGG GCCGCTGGCCCAACaggcaaaaatgaagaaaaaattcaggTTTTAACAGACAAAATTGATGTACTTCTGCAACAG ATTGAAGAATTAGGGTCTGAAGGAAAAGTAGAAGAAGCCCAGGGGATGATGAAATTAGTTGAACAattaaaagaagagagagaactgCTTAGGTCCACAACCTCG ACAATTGAAAGTTTTGCTgcacaagaaaaacaaatggaagtttGTGAAGTGTGTGGAGCCTTTTTAATAGTAGGAgatgcccagtctcgggtagatGACCATTTGATGGGAAAACAACACATGGGCTATGCCAAAATTAAAGCTACTGTAGAAGAATTAAaa GAGAAGTTAAGGAAAAGAACTGAAGAACCTGATCGTGATGAGCGTCTAAAAAAGgagaagcaagaaagagaagaaagagaaaaagaacgggagagagaaagggaagaaagagaaaggaaaagacgaagggaagaggaagaaagagaaaaagaaagggctcgtgacagagaaagaagaaagagaagtcgTTCACGAAGTAGACACTCAAGCCGAACATCAGACAGAAGATGCAGCAGGTCTCGGGACCACAAAAGGTCACGAAGTAGAGAAAGAAGGCGAAGCAG AAGTAGAGATCGACGAAGAAGCAGAAGCCATGATCGatcagaaagaaaacatagatCTCGAAGTCGGGATCGAAGAAGATCAAAAAGCCGGGATCGAAAGTCATATAAGCACAGGAGCAAAAGTCGGGACAGAGAACAAGATAGAAAATCCAAGGAGAAAG AAAAGAGGGGATCTGATGATAAAAAAAGTAGTGTGAAGTCCGGTAGTCGAGAAAAGCAGAGTGAAGACACAAACACTGAATCGAAGGAAAGTGATACTAAGAATGAGGTCAATGGGACCAGTGAAGACATTAAATCTGAAG TGCAGCGTAAGTATGCACAGATGAAGATGGAACTAAGCCGAgtaagaagacatacaaaagcCTCTTCTGAAGGAAAAGACAGTGTAGTCCTGCAAAACATTTTGAG CGTTGGTGTTGTGAGCGGCCCATGA
- the LUC7L3 gene encoding luc7-like protein 3 isoform X11 produces MISAAQLLDELMGRDRNLAPDEKRSNVRWDHESVCKYYLCGFCPAELFTNTRSDLGPCEKIHDENLRKQYEKSSRFMKVGYERDFLRYLQSLLAEVERRIRRGHARLALSQNQQSSGAAGPTGKNEEKIQVLTDKIDVLLQQIEELGSEGKVEEAQGMMKLVEQLKEERELLRSTTSTIESFAAQEKQMEVCEVCGAFLIVGDAQSRVDDHLMGKQHMGYAKIKATVEELKEKLRKRTEEPDRDERLKKEKQEREEREKEREREREERERKRRREEEEREKERARDRERRKRSRSRSRHSSRTSDRRCSRSRDHKRSRSRERRRSRSRDRRRSRSHDRSERKHRSRSRDRRRSKSRDRKSYKHRSKSRDREQDRKSKEKVQRKYAQMKMELSRVRRHTKASSEGKDSVVLQNILSVGVVSGP; encoded by the exons GTTTGTAAATATTATCTCTGTGGTTTTTGTCCTGCGGAATTGTTCACAAATACACGTTCTGATCTTG GTCCATGTGAAAAAATTCATGATGAAAATCTACGAAAACA GTATGAGAAGAGCTCTCGTTTCATGAAAGTTGGCTATGAGAGAGATTTTTTGCGATACTTGCAGAGCTTACTTGCAGAAGTAGAACGTAGGATCAGACGAGGCCATGCTCGTTTGGCATTGTCTCAAAACCAGCAGTCTTCCGGG GCCGCTGGCCCAACaggcaaaaatgaagaaaaaattcaggTTTTAACAGACAAAATTGATGTACTTCTGCAACAG ATTGAAGAATTAGGGTCTGAAGGAAAAGTAGAAGAAGCCCAGGGGATGATGAAATTAGTTGAACAattaaaagaagagagagaactgCTTAGGTCCACAACCTCG ACAATTGAAAGTTTTGCTgcacaagaaaaacaaatggaagtttGTGAAGTGTGTGGAGCCTTTTTAATAGTAGGAgatgcccagtctcgggtagatGACCATTTGATGGGAAAACAACACATGGGCTATGCCAAAATTAAAGCTACTGTAGAAGAATTAAaa GAGAAGTTAAGGAAAAGAACTGAAGAACCTGATCGTGATGAGCGTCTAAAAAAGgagaagcaagaaagagaagaaagagaaaaagaacgggagagagaaagggaagaaagagaaaggaaaagacgaagggaagaggaagaaagagaaaaagaaagggctcgtgacagagaaagaagaaagagaagtcgTTCACGAAGTAGACACTCAAGCCGAACATCAGACAGAAGATGCAGCAGGTCTCGGGACCACAAAAGGTCACGAAGTAGAGAAAGAAGGCGAAGCAG AAGTAGAGATCGACGAAGAAGCAGAAGCCATGATCGatcagaaagaaaacatagatCTCGAAGTCGGGATCGAAGAAGATCAAAAAGCCGGGATCGAAAGTCATATAAGCACAGGAGCAAAAGTCGGGACAGAGAACAAGATAGAAAATCCAAGGAGAAAG TGCAGCGTAAGTATGCACAGATGAAGATGGAACTAAGCCGAgtaagaagacatacaaaagcCTCTTCTGAAGGAAAAGACAGTGTAGTCCTGCAAAACATTTTGAG CGTTGGTGTTGTGAGCGGCCCATGA
- the LUC7L3 gene encoding luc7-like protein 3 isoform X6, which translates to MISAAQLLDELMGRDRNLAPDEKRSNVRWDHESVCKYYLCGFCPAELFTNTRSDLGPCEKIHDENLRKQYEKSSRFMKVGYERDFLRYLQSLLAEVERRIRRGHARLALSQNQQSSGAAGPTGKNEEKIQVLTDKIDVLLQQIEELGSEGKVEEAQGMMKLVEQLKEERELLRSTTSTIESFAAQEKQMEVCEVCGAFLIVGDAQSRVDDHLMGKQHMGYAKIKATVEELKEKLRKRTEEPDRDERLKKEKQEREEREKEREREREERERKRRREEEEREKERARDRERRKRSRSRSRHSSRTSDRRCSRSRDHKRSRSRERRRSSRDRRRSRSHDRSERKHRSRSRDRRRSKSRDRKSYKHRSKSRDREQDRKSKEKEKRGSDDKKSSVKSGSREKQSEDTNTESKESDTKNEVNGTSEDIKSEVQRKYAQMKMELSRVRRHTKASSEGKDSVVLQNILSVGVVSGP; encoded by the exons GTTTGTAAATATTATCTCTGTGGTTTTTGTCCTGCGGAATTGTTCACAAATACACGTTCTGATCTTG GTCCATGTGAAAAAATTCATGATGAAAATCTACGAAAACA GTATGAGAAGAGCTCTCGTTTCATGAAAGTTGGCTATGAGAGAGATTTTTTGCGATACTTGCAGAGCTTACTTGCAGAAGTAGAACGTAGGATCAGACGAGGCCATGCTCGTTTGGCATTGTCTCAAAACCAGCAGTCTTCCGGG GCCGCTGGCCCAACaggcaaaaatgaagaaaaaattcaggTTTTAACAGACAAAATTGATGTACTTCTGCAACAG ATTGAAGAATTAGGGTCTGAAGGAAAAGTAGAAGAAGCCCAGGGGATGATGAAATTAGTTGAACAattaaaagaagagagagaactgCTTAGGTCCACAACCTCG ACAATTGAAAGTTTTGCTgcacaagaaaaacaaatggaagtttGTGAAGTGTGTGGAGCCTTTTTAATAGTAGGAgatgcccagtctcgggtagatGACCATTTGATGGGAAAACAACACATGGGCTATGCCAAAATTAAAGCTACTGTAGAAGAATTAAaa GAGAAGTTAAGGAAAAGAACTGAAGAACCTGATCGTGATGAGCGTCTAAAAAAGgagaagcaagaaagagaagaaagagaaaaagaacgggagagagaaagggaagaaagagaaaggaaaagacgaagggaagaggaagaaagagaaaaagaaagggctcgtgacagagaaagaagaaagagaagtcgTTCACGAAGTAGACACTCAAGCCGAACATCAGACAGAAGATGCAGCAGGTCTCGGGACCACAAAAGGTCACGAAGTAGAGAAAGAAGGCGAAGCAG TAGAGATCGACGAAGAAGCAGAAGCCATGATCGatcagaaagaaaacatagatCTCGAAGTCGGGATCGAAGAAGATCAAAAAGCCGGGATCGAAAGTCATATAAGCACAGGAGCAAAAGTCGGGACAGAGAACAAGATAGAAAATCCAAGGAGAAAG AAAAGAGGGGATCTGATGATAAAAAAAGTAGTGTGAAGTCCGGTAGTCGAGAAAAGCAGAGTGAAGACACAAACACTGAATCGAAGGAAAGTGATACTAAGAATGAGGTCAATGGGACCAGTGAAGACATTAAATCTGAAG TGCAGCGTAAGTATGCACAGATGAAGATGGAACTAAGCCGAgtaagaagacatacaaaagcCTCTTCTGAAGGAAAAGACAGTGTAGTCCTGCAAAACATTTTGAG CGTTGGTGTTGTGAGCGGCCCATGA
- the LUC7L3 gene encoding luc7-like protein 3 isoform X1: MISAAQLLDELMGRDRNLAPDEKRSNVRWDHESVCKYYLCGFCPAELFTNTRSDLGPCEKIHDENLRKQYEKSSRFMKVGYERDFLRYLQSLLAEVERRIRRGHARLALSQNQQSSGAAGPTGKNEEKIQVLTDKIDVLLQQIEELGSEGKVEEAQGMMKLVEQLKEERELLRSTTSTIESFAAQEKQMEVCEVCGAFLIVGDAQSRVDDHLMGKQHMGYAKIKATVEELKEKLRKRTEEPDRDERLKKEKQEREEREKEREREREERERKRRREEEEREKERARDRERRKRSRSRSRHSSRTSDRRCSRSRDHKRSRSRERRRSRSRDRRRSRSHDRSERKHRSRSRDRRRSKSRDRKSYKHRSKSRDREQDRKSKEKEKRGSDDKKSSVKSGSREKQSEDTNTESKESDTKNEVNGTSEDIKSEVQRKYAQMKMELSRVRRHTKASSEGKDSVVLQNILRYIVLSQLFCSRLVPPLVCLFGNYCPHL; encoded by the exons GTTTGTAAATATTATCTCTGTGGTTTTTGTCCTGCGGAATTGTTCACAAATACACGTTCTGATCTTG GTCCATGTGAAAAAATTCATGATGAAAATCTACGAAAACA GTATGAGAAGAGCTCTCGTTTCATGAAAGTTGGCTATGAGAGAGATTTTTTGCGATACTTGCAGAGCTTACTTGCAGAAGTAGAACGTAGGATCAGACGAGGCCATGCTCGTTTGGCATTGTCTCAAAACCAGCAGTCTTCCGGG GCCGCTGGCCCAACaggcaaaaatgaagaaaaaattcaggTTTTAACAGACAAAATTGATGTACTTCTGCAACAG ATTGAAGAATTAGGGTCTGAAGGAAAAGTAGAAGAAGCCCAGGGGATGATGAAATTAGTTGAACAattaaaagaagagagagaactgCTTAGGTCCACAACCTCG ACAATTGAAAGTTTTGCTgcacaagaaaaacaaatggaagtttGTGAAGTGTGTGGAGCCTTTTTAATAGTAGGAgatgcccagtctcgggtagatGACCATTTGATGGGAAAACAACACATGGGCTATGCCAAAATTAAAGCTACTGTAGAAGAATTAAaa GAGAAGTTAAGGAAAAGAACTGAAGAACCTGATCGTGATGAGCGTCTAAAAAAGgagaagcaagaaagagaagaaagagaaaaagaacgggagagagaaagggaagaaagagaaaggaaaagacgaagggaagaggaagaaagagaaaaagaaagggctcgtgacagagaaagaagaaagagaagtcgTTCACGAAGTAGACACTCAAGCCGAACATCAGACAGAAGATGCAGCAGGTCTCGGGACCACAAAAGGTCACGAAGTAGAGAAAGAAGGCGAAGCAG AAGTAGAGATCGACGAAGAAGCAGAAGCCATGATCGatcagaaagaaaacatagatCTCGAAGTCGGGATCGAAGAAGATCAAAAAGCCGGGATCGAAAGTCATATAAGCACAGGAGCAAAAGTCGGGACAGAGAACAAGATAGAAAATCCAAGGAGAAAG AAAAGAGGGGATCTGATGATAAAAAAAGTAGTGTGAAGTCCGGTAGTCGAGAAAAGCAGAGTGAAGACACAAACACTGAATCGAAGGAAAGTGATACTAAGAATGAGGTCAATGGGACCAGTGAAGACATTAAATCTGAAG TGCAGCGTAAGTATGCACAGATGAAGATGGAACTAAGCCGAgtaagaagacatacaaaagcCTCTTCTGAAGGAAAAGACAGTGTAGTCCTGCAAAACATTTTGAGGTACATTGTTTTGTCTCAGCTATTTTGTAGCAGACTCGTGCCCCCATTAGTGTGCCTCTTTGGAAATTATTGCCCACATTTGTAA
- the LUC7L3 gene encoding luc7-like protein 3 isoform X2, producing the protein MISAAQLLDELMGRDRNLAPDEKRSNVRWDHESVCKYYLCGFCPAELFTNTRSDLGPCEKIHDENLRKQYEKSSRFMKVGYERDFLRYLQSLLAEVERRIRRGHARLALSQNQQSSGAAGPTGKNEEKIQVLTDKIDVLLQQIEELGSEGKVEEAQGMMKLVEQLKEERELLRSTTSTIESFAAQEKQMEVCEVCGAFLIVGDAQSRVDDHLMGKQHMGYAKIKATVEELKEKLRKRTEEPDRDERLKKEKQEREEREKEREREREERERKRRREEEEREKERARDRERRKRSRSRSRHSSRTSDRRCSRSRDHKRSRSRERRRSSRDRRRSRSHDRSERKHRSRSRDRRRSKSRDRKSYKHRSKSRDREQDRKSKEKEKRGSDDKKSSVKSGSREKQSEDTNTESKESDTKNEVNGTSEDIKSEVQRKYAQMKMELSRVRRHTKASSEGKDSVVLQNILRYIVLSQLFCSRLVPPLVCLFGNYCPHL; encoded by the exons GTTTGTAAATATTATCTCTGTGGTTTTTGTCCTGCGGAATTGTTCACAAATACACGTTCTGATCTTG GTCCATGTGAAAAAATTCATGATGAAAATCTACGAAAACA GTATGAGAAGAGCTCTCGTTTCATGAAAGTTGGCTATGAGAGAGATTTTTTGCGATACTTGCAGAGCTTACTTGCAGAAGTAGAACGTAGGATCAGACGAGGCCATGCTCGTTTGGCATTGTCTCAAAACCAGCAGTCTTCCGGG GCCGCTGGCCCAACaggcaaaaatgaagaaaaaattcaggTTTTAACAGACAAAATTGATGTACTTCTGCAACAG ATTGAAGAATTAGGGTCTGAAGGAAAAGTAGAAGAAGCCCAGGGGATGATGAAATTAGTTGAACAattaaaagaagagagagaactgCTTAGGTCCACAACCTCG ACAATTGAAAGTTTTGCTgcacaagaaaaacaaatggaagtttGTGAAGTGTGTGGAGCCTTTTTAATAGTAGGAgatgcccagtctcgggtagatGACCATTTGATGGGAAAACAACACATGGGCTATGCCAAAATTAAAGCTACTGTAGAAGAATTAAaa GAGAAGTTAAGGAAAAGAACTGAAGAACCTGATCGTGATGAGCGTCTAAAAAAGgagaagcaagaaagagaagaaagagaaaaagaacgggagagagaaagggaagaaagagaaaggaaaagacgaagggaagaggaagaaagagaaaaagaaagggctcgtgacagagaaagaagaaagagaagtcgTTCACGAAGTAGACACTCAAGCCGAACATCAGACAGAAGATGCAGCAGGTCTCGGGACCACAAAAGGTCACGAAGTAGAGAAAGAAGGCGAAGCAG TAGAGATCGACGAAGAAGCAGAAGCCATGATCGatcagaaagaaaacatagatCTCGAAGTCGGGATCGAAGAAGATCAAAAAGCCGGGATCGAAAGTCATATAAGCACAGGAGCAAAAGTCGGGACAGAGAACAAGATAGAAAATCCAAGGAGAAAG AAAAGAGGGGATCTGATGATAAAAAAAGTAGTGTGAAGTCCGGTAGTCGAGAAAAGCAGAGTGAAGACACAAACACTGAATCGAAGGAAAGTGATACTAAGAATGAGGTCAATGGGACCAGTGAAGACATTAAATCTGAAG TGCAGCGTAAGTATGCACAGATGAAGATGGAACTAAGCCGAgtaagaagacatacaaaagcCTCTTCTGAAGGAAAAGACAGTGTAGTCCTGCAAAACATTTTGAGGTACATTGTTTTGTCTCAGCTATTTTGTAGCAGACTCGTGCCCCCATTAGTGTGCCTCTTTGGAAATTATTGCCCACATTTGTAA